The Rhinoderma darwinii isolate aRhiDar2 chromosome 8, aRhiDar2.hap1, whole genome shotgun sequence genome has a window encoding:
- the PRICKLE3 gene encoding prickle planar cell polarity protein 3 — MFRNSRRRRSQGTEVNVTGQGQPCYSCKERCPGFLAHRWRKICQHCHCPWEDHGSSTSPQDLERSLCQMVGAQRLSSGESSSDSALEKYAWSPPGLTPEQVHQYFRSLPEDKVPYVHSMGERYRLRQLLRQLPPHDCEARYCCSLQGEEEEELLTLFGQKRRLENLGRGSVRPVSRTMSGTVCQKCGHQISGGDVAVFASRAGLGSCWHPQCFTCTQCSELICDLIYFYHGGQVYCGRHHAELQRPRCLACDEIIFSLECTQAEGYHWHTRHFCCFECECSLVGQRYIMKDKRSYCSPCYERLYAQYCDSCGEIIGVDDGQLSHGAQHWHASERCFCCGRCGSSLLGRPFLPRHGQIYCSRACSLPRTNSERSISPAQVDVSPRKETRDIGTSTNVEPEVESFEDRRMAGGRRAMSMIDQSGTPQQCNAYVTPVRSIHSSLRGTPRQFSRECSQRRSLPDLRSQNRTGHRVTFKIPLSTELKEPIHFTYPSFSSTSSSSSDDEDGYFLGEPIPLPAFMRPPGHPTSPNPPPSPKKKDKNCNLS, encoded by the exons GGAACGGAGGTTAATGTTACAGGTCAGGGACAACCATGTTACTCCTGCAAAGAACGATGCCCAGGTTTCCTTGCACACAGGTGGAG GAAGATCTGCCAGCATTGTCACTGCCCATGGGAAGACCACGGAAGTTCCACATCTCCTCAGGATCTTGAGCGATCTCTGTGCCAAATGGTAGGGGCACAGCGTTTGTCCTCAGGAGAAAGCAGTTCTGATTCTGCCCTTGAGAAATATGCATGGTCACCCCCTGGACTAACCCCTGAGCAG GTCCATCAATATTTCAGAAGTCTTCCCGAGGACAAGGTCCCATATGTGCACAGTATGGGAGAAAGATACAGACTGAGGCAACTTCTGCGCCAACTACCCCCACATGACTGTGAG GCCCGGTACTGCTGCTCTTTGCAgggagaggaagaagaggagttgCTTACGCTCTTCGGCCAGAAAAGGAGACTTGAAAATTTGGGTCGTGGGTCTGTACGTCCAGTCTCCAGAACCATGAGTGGCACAGTCTGCCAGAAG TGTGGACACCAGATCAGTGGGGGTGATGTGGCAGTATTTGCGTCCAGGGCAGGACTGGGCTCTTGTTGGCACCCGCAGTGTTTCACCTGTACTCAGTGCTCGGAGCTGATCTGTGACCTCATCTACTTCTACCATGGCGGACAAGTGTACTGTGGCCGGCACCATGCTGAACTTCAGCGACCACGATGCTTGGCATGTGATGAG ATCATCTTCTCATTGGAGTGCACACAGGCTGAAGGGTACCATTGGCACACCaggcacttctgctgctttgagTGTGAGTGCTCTCTCGTAGGTCAACGTTATATAATGAAAGATAAGCGGTCGTACTGCTCTCCGTGCTATGAGAGACTCTACGCACAGTATTGTGACAGCTGCGGCGAGATCATAG GTGTAGATGATGGACAGCTATCACATGGCGCCCAGCACTGGCATGCATCTGAACGCTGCTTCTGTTGTGGAAGGTGTGGGTCATCTCTTCTGGGCAGGCCTTTCCTACCACGTCATGGGCAAATTTATTGTTCCAGGGCCTGCAGTCTGCCACGGACAAACAGTGAGCGCTCTATCAGCCCAGCACAGGTAGATGTTTCGCCACGCAAAGAAACAAGAGATATTGGCACATCTACCAACGTAGAGCCAGAGGTCGAAAGTTTTGAAGATAGACGAATGGCAGGAGGAAGAAGAGCTATGTCTATGATAGATCAGTCTGGGACACCCCAGCAGTGCAACGCCTATGTAACTCCTGTAAGGTCCATACACTCCAGCCTGAGAGGAACACCTCGCCAATTCTCCCGTGAATGTTCCCAAAGACGCTCCCTACCTGACCTCAGGAGTCAGAATCGAACAGGCCACAGAGTCACCTTTAAAATTCCTCTTAGCACGGAACTGAAGGAACCCATACATTTTACCTATCCATCGTTCTCTTCCACCTCGTCTTCATCTTCTGATGATGAAGATGGCTACTTTTTAGGAGAGCCCATTCCTTTGCCTGCTTTTATGAGACCTCCAGGGCATCCTACTTCTCCCAATCCTCCCCCATCACCAAAGAAGAAAGACAAGAACTGCAACCTATCCTGA